In Rhodothermus profundi, the following are encoded in one genomic region:
- a CDS encoding adenosylhomocysteinase gives MDYKEGAYKVRDLSLAEAGRKRIAWAESRMPVLMHLRARYSKTQPFKGYKIAGCLHVTKETAVLIETFKACGAEVAWSGCNPLSTQDDIAAALAAAGVEIYAWHGQSVEEFYWSIERTLDRPPHLTLDDGADLIFTVHHKRPELAQHIIGGSEETTTGVKRLRAMAADGKLLYPVFAVNDAETKWDFDNIYGTGQSTIDGILRATSVLLAGKNFVVAGYGHCGRGVAMRARGMGANVIVTEVKPTAALKAVLDGFRVMPMDEAAEIGDIFVTATGMKDVIRGRHFRKMKDGAIVCNTGHYDVELNLKELAELAVQVREVRPNNKEYLLENGRRIYVLADGRLVNLAAAEGHPSEVMDMSFANQFMAHLMLVEKHKAGEKLPPQVIDLPEELDQEIARIKLETMGIQIDTLTEEQQAYATDYTAGT, from the coding sequence ATGGATTACAAGGAAGGAGCCTATAAGGTACGGGATCTGAGCCTGGCGGAAGCCGGCCGCAAGCGCATTGCATGGGCCGAAAGCCGCATGCCCGTGCTCATGCATCTGCGCGCGCGCTACAGCAAGACGCAGCCGTTTAAGGGCTATAAGATTGCCGGCTGCCTGCACGTAACCAAAGAGACGGCAGTTCTGATCGAAACCTTCAAGGCCTGTGGTGCGGAGGTGGCCTGGAGCGGTTGCAATCCGCTTTCGACGCAGGACGATATTGCTGCGGCGTTGGCCGCTGCCGGCGTTGAAATTTACGCCTGGCATGGGCAGAGCGTTGAGGAATTCTACTGGAGCATTGAGCGTACGCTGGACAGGCCGCCGCATCTGACCCTTGACGACGGCGCAGACCTGATCTTTACGGTCCACCACAAACGCCCGGAGCTGGCCCAGCATATCATCGGCGGTTCGGAGGAGACAACCACCGGTGTCAAGCGGCTGCGGGCCATGGCAGCCGATGGGAAGCTGCTGTATCCGGTTTTTGCCGTTAACGATGCTGAGACGAAGTGGGACTTTGACAATATTTACGGCACCGGACAGTCCACCATCGATGGGATCCTGCGCGCCACCAGCGTCTTGCTGGCAGGCAAAAACTTTGTCGTGGCCGGCTACGGGCACTGCGGGCGGGGCGTCGCCATGCGGGCGCGTGGCATGGGCGCCAACGTCATTGTTACCGAAGTGAAGCCAACGGCTGCTCTGAAGGCTGTGCTGGATGGTTTTCGGGTAATGCCTATGGACGAAGCGGCTGAAATTGGCGACATCTTCGTGACTGCCACCGGTATGAAGGACGTGATCCGGGGGCGCCATTTTCGAAAAATGAAGGATGGAGCCATCGTATGTAACACCGGCCACTACGATGTGGAGCTAAACCTGAAGGAGCTGGCTGAGCTGGCGGTGCAGGTGCGCGAAGTGCGGCCCAACAACAAGGAATACCTGCTCGAAAATGGTCGGCGTATCTACGTGCTGGCCGACGGCCGCCTGGTTAACCTGGCCGCCGCAGAGGGCCATCCCTCGGAAGTAATGGACATGAGCTTTGCCAACCAGTTCATGGCGCACCTCATGCTTGTCGAAAAGCATAAAGCTGGTGAGAAACTCCCGCCGCAGGTGATTGATCTGCCCGAGGAGCTGGATCAGGAGATCGCCCGCATCAAGCTGGAAACGATGGGTATTCAAATTGACACCCTCACCGAAGAGCAGCAGGCTTACGCTACCGATTATACCGCCGGCACCTAG
- a CDS encoding pseudouridine synthase yields the protein MRKPIRHLLFWKPYGVLSQFTDPAGRPTLKRYIDVPDVYPVGRLDMDSEGLLLLTSDGRLKYRLLHPRYGHWRTYWVQVERIPDDEALRRLAEGVVIAGGYRTRPARVRRIEPPTLPPRPVPIRYRKTVPTCWLEISIREGKNRQVRRMTAAVGHPTLRLVRVALGPLRLDGLAPGQWRPLTPDEEAALYRLCRLRKPGR from the coding sequence ATGCGCAAGCCTATTCGACACCTTCTGTTCTGGAAGCCCTACGGGGTGCTGAGTCAGTTTACGGACCCGGCTGGACGTCCAACCCTGAAGCGTTACATTGACGTGCCCGATGTCTATCCAGTAGGACGGCTGGACATGGACAGCGAGGGTCTGTTGCTGCTCACCAGCGACGGACGACTCAAATATCGGCTGCTACACCCACGCTATGGACACTGGCGTACGTACTGGGTTCAGGTTGAGCGCATTCCTGACGACGAAGCCCTGCGACGCCTGGCCGAAGGCGTCGTGATTGCGGGCGGCTATCGAACCCGTCCCGCCCGAGTGCGCCGGATTGAGCCGCCGACGCTGCCGCCGCGCCCCGTCCCGATCCGCTACCGAAAAACCGTTCCTACCTGCTGGCTTGAAATTTCTATCCGGGAAGGAAAAAATCGGCAGGTGCGCCGCATGACGGCGGCCGTAGGCCACCCTACGCTCCGGCTAGTTCGCGTCGCCCTGGGGCCTTTACGCCTTGATGGACTGGCGCCCGGCCAGTGGCGTCCACTGACGCCGGACGAAGAAGCAGCCCTCTACCGTCTCTGTCGTTTGAGGAAACCTGGCCGGTGA
- a CDS encoding S1C family serine protease, which yields MRRVLPLLGLLLLPLVGGGCSQNARSEEPAPDTPGVMADTVDLQTQLYRSRETAITRAVREVSPAVVSINVLEVQRIRYRDPFADFFNDPIWEFFFGGPRSRIIERQIHAIGSGFIISPDGYIVTNDHVVGNATRITVSFPDGRAMDAELVGTDPVTDIALLKVNPDRPLPYLRFSRSKPIVGEWVIALGNPYGLFEAAPPTVTVGVVSAVGRNLPPQNGRLYRDMIQTDAAINQGNSGGPLVNALGEVIGMNAAIYSETGGSVGIGFAIPADKIQRIVAELKAKGYVDRSYYTGLYVRDLTPRIAQALGVADTRGVFVTDVDPGSPADEAGLRPYDVIVSFGGTPVANSDELRARLFDFRPGDRVQVGVLREGRRLTLEMRIGRQESR from the coding sequence ATGCGACGCGTCCTGCCGCTTCTGGGGTTGTTGTTGCTGCCACTGGTGGGAGGGGGGTGCTCTCAAAACGCCCGCTCTGAAGAGCCTGCTCCGGACACGCCGGGGGTGATGGCGGACACCGTAGATCTGCAAACCCAACTCTACCGCTCCCGGGAAACAGCGATCACGCGGGCGGTGCGTGAAGTCTCGCCTGCCGTGGTGAGCATCAACGTGTTGGAAGTGCAGCGCATCCGCTACCGGGATCCATTCGCCGACTTTTTCAACGATCCAATCTGGGAGTTTTTCTTTGGCGGACCCCGCTCCCGTATCATTGAGCGCCAGATTCATGCCATTGGCTCGGGATTTATCATTTCGCCGGATGGCTACATTGTTACAAATGACCATGTGGTAGGAAACGCTACCAGAATTACCGTTTCTTTCCCTGACGGTCGGGCCATGGATGCCGAACTGGTGGGGACAGATCCGGTTACGGACATTGCGCTGTTAAAGGTAAACCCGGATCGGCCGCTGCCTTACCTGCGCTTCAGTCGAAGCAAGCCCATTGTGGGCGAATGGGTGATCGCGCTGGGCAATCCATACGGTCTGTTTGAGGCGGCGCCGCCTACGGTGACGGTCGGCGTGGTGAGCGCCGTTGGACGTAACCTGCCGCCTCAGAATGGCCGACTCTACCGCGATATGATCCAGACCGATGCAGCCATCAATCAGGGCAATTCGGGCGGACCGCTGGTGAATGCGCTGGGTGAAGTGATTGGAATGAATGCGGCTATCTACTCGGAGACGGGTGGCTCGGTAGGGATTGGCTTTGCCATTCCGGCGGATAAAATCCAGCGCATCGTTGCGGAGCTAAAGGCGAAGGGTTATGTGGACCGGTCCTACTACACGGGGCTGTACGTGCGGGATCTGACGCCTCGGATTGCGCAGGCGCTGGGCGTAGCAGATACCCGCGGTGTGTTCGTGACCGATGTGGACCCTGGCTCGCCCGCTGATGAAGCTGGCCTCCGACCGTATGATGTGATCGTGTCGTTTGGCGGCACCCCGGTCGCGAACAGTGACGAGCTGCGGGCCCGGTTGTTTGACTTTCGGCCGGGCGACCGCGTGCAGGTCGGCGTGCTGCGTGAAGGACGACGGCTTACGCTGGAAATGCGCATCGGACGGCAGGAGTCACGGTAA
- a CDS encoding AAA family ATPase, with the protein MGRVLTELKTLGDLKEAGYQPLSVKDELRKNLIAKLRRGEEIFPGIIGYERTVIPQIQHAILGRHDMILLGLRGQAKTRLIRMLPALLDEYIPIIRGSEVNDNPFAPISKYGREIVADMGDDTPIEWLHRSQRYAEKLATPDTTIADLIGDIDPIKAANRRLTYADEEVIHFGLIPRTNRGIFAINELPDLQPRIQVGLLNILEEQDIQIRGFNIRFPLDILLVFTANPEDYTNRGNIITPLKDRIDSQIITHYPKTIEIGIAITQQEAWQKRDGQVRVHLPYFFREIIEQIAFEARQSEYVDQRSGVSVRMTRAALECLISAAERRALLNGEAETTVRISDLLFVEPAITGKIELVYEGEQEGVQNVARLLIGRAVKAIFPRYFPDPANRKEGRAVYQPILDWFARGGRVELTPELPFDEYVRRLDAVEGLCGLVQRYTRPATPAETASMMEFVLEALHQHSLVGKELIDQETRYSDIMGAMLSSLGRDDDEEDEDDELLRGYR; encoded by the coding sequence ATGGGACGTGTGTTGACCGAGTTGAAGACGCTGGGTGACCTGAAGGAGGCAGGCTATCAGCCGCTTTCGGTCAAAGATGAACTGCGTAAAAACCTGATCGCCAAGTTGCGGCGTGGCGAAGAAATCTTTCCTGGCATTATTGGCTACGAACGCACGGTCATTCCGCAAATCCAGCATGCCATTTTAGGCCGGCACGACATGATTCTGCTCGGGCTGCGCGGACAGGCCAAAACGCGTCTCATCCGAATGCTTCCTGCGCTGCTCGACGAATACATCCCCATCATCAGGGGCAGCGAAGTCAACGACAACCCGTTTGCTCCCATTTCAAAATACGGCCGGGAAATCGTCGCCGACATGGGCGACGACACCCCCATCGAATGGTTGCATCGAAGCCAGCGGTATGCGGAAAAACTGGCCACGCCCGATACGACCATTGCCGACCTGATCGGCGACATCGACCCTATCAAGGCCGCTAACCGAAGGCTGACCTATGCCGACGAGGAAGTCATCCATTTTGGGCTTATCCCGCGCACAAACCGGGGCATTTTTGCCATCAACGAACTGCCCGACCTGCAGCCTCGCATCCAGGTAGGATTGCTCAACATCTTGGAAGAACAGGATATCCAGATTCGCGGCTTTAACATTCGTTTTCCCCTCGACATTCTTCTGGTCTTTACCGCCAATCCGGAAGACTATACGAACCGAGGCAACATCATTACGCCCTTGAAGGATCGCATCGATAGCCAGATCATTACGCACTATCCGAAAACAATTGAAATTGGCATTGCAATCACGCAGCAGGAGGCCTGGCAGAAGCGCGACGGACAGGTACGTGTCCATCTACCCTACTTTTTCCGGGAAATCATTGAGCAAATTGCTTTTGAGGCGCGCCAGAGCGAATACGTTGACCAGCGGTCGGGCGTTTCAGTACGTATGACGCGGGCTGCGCTTGAGTGCCTGATCTCGGCCGCCGAACGCCGGGCTCTGCTGAATGGTGAGGCAGAAACCACGGTGCGGATCAGTGATCTGCTTTTTGTGGAGCCGGCCATTACCGGAAAAATTGAGCTGGTATACGAAGGGGAGCAGGAAGGCGTGCAGAACGTCGCCCGCCTGCTGATTGGCCGTGCGGTCAAGGCTATTTTCCCACGGTATTTTCCGGACCCTGCGAATCGAAAGGAGGGACGAGCGGTCTATCAGCCGATCCTGGACTGGTTTGCTCGGGGCGGGCGGGTGGAGCTGACGCCGGAGCTGCCGTTTGACGAATATGTCCGTCGGTTGGACGCCGTGGAAGGGCTCTGCGGGCTGGTGCAGCGCTACACGCGGCCAGCCACTCCGGCTGAAACAGCGTCCATGATGGAGTTCGTACTGGAGGCGCTTCACCAGCATTCCCTGGTGGGCAAGGAGCTGATTGACCAGGAAACCCGCTACAGCGACATCATGGGAGCGATGCTCTCGTCGCTGGGCCGGGATGACGACGAAGAAGACGAAGATGATGAACTGCTCCGCGGCTACCGATGA
- a CDS encoding GNAT family N-acetyltransferase, whose protein sequence is MSTHATETTFRIRMAEPDDAETLVQLILELADYERLRQEARPNPEALRAHLHPEASPRCEALLAEDSATGEVVGFALFFANYSTFLTRWGIHLEDIYVRPAYRGRGIGFALLKRVAEIAVARGAQRLEWQVLDWNEPALRFYHRLGARPMRQWITMRLSGEALERLGRREEAP, encoded by the coding sequence ATGAGCACGCATGCCACAGAAACCACTTTTCGGATCCGGATGGCCGAGCCGGATGATGCGGAGACGCTTGTGCAGCTCATTTTAGAGCTGGCCGACTATGAGCGGCTTCGTCAGGAAGCGCGACCGAACCCGGAAGCGTTGCGTGCCCATTTGCACCCTGAGGCTTCGCCGCGCTGCGAAGCGCTGTTGGCCGAAGATTCAGCTACCGGCGAAGTGGTGGGCTTTGCGCTCTTCTTTGCGAACTATTCAACCTTTCTGACGCGCTGGGGCATTCATCTGGAGGATATTTACGTGCGTCCTGCCTATCGGGGGCGGGGCATTGGATTTGCGTTGCTCAAGCGCGTGGCCGAAATTGCCGTCGCCCGCGGCGCTCAACGGCTGGAATGGCAGGTGCTCGACTGGAATGAGCCGGCGCTCCGGTTCTACCACAGACTGGGCGCTCGCCCTATGCGACAATGGATCACCATGCGTTTGAGCGGTGAAGCGTTGGAACGGTTGGGGCGTAGGGAAGAAGCGCCATGA
- a CDS encoding branched-chain amino acid transaminase — MDRHPIWFNGKLVPFEEAKIHVLSHVVHYGSSVFEGIRCYHTARGPAVFRLREHLRRLIDSARIYRMEIPYTLEELEAAALETVRASGLKACYIRPVAFRGMGSLGVNPLKAPVEVFIAVWEWGAYLGDEALEQGVDVQVSTWNRMAPNTLPAMAKAGANYANAGLVKMEAVLNGYSEGIMLSVDGYVAEGSGENLFLVRDGVIYTAPLTLSILPGITRDAVITLARDLGYTVIEQPIPREALYIADELFFTGTAAEITPIRSVDRYTIGQGRRGPVTEALQRAFFEIVREGKDPYGWLTFVEVPREASVSS; from the coding sequence ATGGACAGACACCCGATCTGGTTTAATGGCAAGCTGGTGCCGTTTGAGGAGGCCAAGATTCATGTGCTCTCGCACGTGGTGCATTATGGATCGTCGGTCTTTGAAGGGATTCGCTGTTACCATACCGCTCGTGGACCGGCGGTTTTTCGGTTGCGGGAGCACCTGCGGCGGCTGATTGATTCGGCCCGGATTTACCGCATGGAGATTCCCTATACGCTGGAAGAACTGGAGGCCGCCGCGCTTGAGACCGTGCGCGCCAGTGGGTTGAAAGCCTGCTACATTCGTCCGGTGGCCTTCCGCGGCATGGGATCGCTGGGGGTCAATCCGTTGAAGGCACCGGTCGAAGTGTTTATTGCCGTCTGGGAATGGGGAGCCTACCTGGGAGATGAGGCACTGGAGCAGGGGGTCGATGTGCAGGTGAGCACCTGGAATCGCATGGCGCCTAACACGCTGCCGGCAATGGCCAAGGCAGGCGCCAACTATGCCAATGCAGGGCTGGTGAAGATGGAAGCCGTGCTCAACGGCTATAGCGAGGGCATTATGCTGTCGGTAGATGGCTATGTGGCGGAAGGAAGCGGAGAAAACCTGTTTCTGGTGCGAGACGGTGTCATCTATACGGCACCGCTGACGTTATCCATTCTGCCAGGCATTACGCGGGATGCCGTGATTACGCTGGCCCGGGATCTGGGGTATACGGTCATTGAGCAGCCGATTCCGCGCGAGGCGCTCTACATTGCCGATGAGCTTTTCTTCACGGGAACGGCTGCCGAGATCACGCCCATCCGGTCCGTTGACCGCTATACCATTGGACAGGGACGGCGGGGGCCGGTAACCGAAGCGCTGCAACGGGCGTTTTTTGAGATTGTCCGCGAGGGTAAAGACCCGTACGGCTGGTTAACGTTTGTCGAAGTGCCTCGGGAGGCAAGCGTGTCGTCCTGA
- a CDS encoding DUF2905 domain-containing protein, with the protein MAQSPLTELGRWLLLIGVVLVVVGGVLLLLGRLPQLPLGRLPGDFSWEKGNVRIYFPLGTMLLLSLVLTILLNLLLRLFR; encoded by the coding sequence ATGGCGCAGAGTCCGCTGACCGAACTGGGCCGCTGGTTGCTCCTGATCGGCGTGGTGCTGGTGGTGGTGGGAGGCGTATTGCTTTTACTTGGACGATTGCCGCAGCTCCCCCTGGGCCGCCTTCCAGGCGATTTTAGCTGGGAAAAGGGGAACGTGCGCATTTACTTCCCCCTGGGGACCATGCTGCTTCTTAGCCTTGTGCTCACGATCCTGCTGAACCTGCTGCTTCGGCTCTTTCGCTGA
- a CDS encoding MarR family winged helix-turn-helix transcriptional regulator — MKLAERIKQSHFVSPAQEALLNILVTSSWVLNELTALMAPFGVTPTQYNVLRILRGSHPGKLTCTEIGRRMLDRMPDVTRLLNRLERAGLVSRSRSTHDKRVVEVGITEKGLELLARMQPVVDEAQERLMSRLSAEELRLLSELLDRLRVDEEEKEAETARSATGS, encoded by the coding sequence ATGAAGCTTGCCGAGCGCATCAAACAGAGCCACTTCGTTTCGCCAGCACAGGAAGCGCTGCTCAACATTCTGGTGACCAGCTCCTGGGTGCTAAACGAGCTGACCGCACTCATGGCGCCTTTCGGGGTCACGCCCACGCAGTATAACGTGCTGCGCATCCTTCGGGGAAGCCACCCGGGAAAATTGACGTGCACAGAAATTGGACGGCGTATGCTCGACCGTATGCCCGATGTCACCCGGCTGCTTAACCGGCTGGAACGGGCTGGCCTGGTCTCCCGCAGCCGCTCAACGCACGACAAACGCGTCGTCGAAGTGGGCATTACGGAAAAAGGCCTGGAGCTACTGGCGCGCATGCAGCCCGTAGTAGACGAAGCCCAGGAACGCCTGATGAGTCGTCTTTCCGCGGAAGAATTACGCCTGCTCAGTGAATTGCTGGACCGCCTGCGGGTTGACGAGGAAGAAAAAGAGGCAGAAACAGCAAGAAGCGCAACAGGCTCATAA
- a CDS encoding TonB-dependent receptor plug domain-containing protein — MHRLFDFSDRAVGFFVVLAWLRWPGPRIEVTGFFMNFPAVLHALLLLGLGCVLGSRAQDRVDTTLTLPSVLVEEQRVEIAAATGQRRWRLETTDLESAEAITVAELLEARTGLFVKRYGSSGLATFSLRGSSATQTLLLIDGHRVADPQSGLIDLTLLPTALLESVEVVHGPAAAAYGSGAIGGVVRLHTLRPSAQLGGRGTLRLGAYGERSIGTVVHGGAGKVALLGAVERSRTGGAYPYPNPFPPPRMRRREGADRQMTTVFGKVRFEGSWRLEGTLWLTTARRSLPSPGNAPPVDARQTDRQQRLLLRAERPLSSGRLSLRGSYQRTWLAYINRFARESDTTRTRGVALAVALDQVLNASWALRVQAEAQWEQAALRGRVDQRLAALAAHLTGRRGRLGLDPALRLDLYATAGRSFLALSPQLGLNLTLRANQLYLKGFIGRAFRAPTLGERFYRPGGNPDLRPEQGWTTEFGLYARVRLMELELTAFQTMLTNQIVWYPGLVAPGLQLWRPVNVGRVRTRGLEASLRTRLSLTPHVHLQGGLFYTLTRAEDRSHPGTRAYGRQLRYVPLHQLKAFLDGQLGPIWLGIQVRRTGQRYLTTDETQALTPFTVLDARLGVQQRVASVRLALSLTVENLTDTAYEVVRFYPMPPRHLRVQLRLDLLP; from the coding sequence ATGCACCGCCTGTTCGACTTTTCCGACCGTGCGGTCGGCTTTTTCGTCGTTCTGGCTTGGCTGCGCTGGCCCGGACCTCGCATTGAGGTAACGGGCTTTTTTATGAACTTTCCTGCGGTTCTGCATGCGTTGCTGTTGCTGGGACTCGGGTGCGTGCTGGGTTCCCGGGCCCAGGATCGCGTAGATACTACCCTGACGCTTCCCTCCGTCCTCGTAGAGGAGCAACGCGTTGAGATTGCTGCAGCGACGGGGCAACGTCGGTGGCGGCTGGAAACGACCGATCTGGAGAGTGCAGAAGCCATTACGGTCGCGGAGCTCCTGGAGGCGCGAACCGGACTGTTTGTCAAACGCTACGGCAGCAGTGGACTGGCTACGTTTTCTCTGCGAGGTAGTAGCGCTACTCAGACCCTCCTGCTGATCGATGGGCACCGCGTGGCCGATCCCCAGTCTGGCCTGATTGATCTGACGCTGCTGCCCACGGCGTTGCTGGAGTCGGTGGAGGTAGTGCACGGGCCGGCAGCGGCGGCGTACGGCTCAGGGGCTATCGGGGGCGTGGTGCGATTGCACACCCTGCGACCGTCGGCGCAGCTGGGGGGGCGCGGAACGTTGCGTCTGGGCGCTTATGGCGAGCGCAGCATAGGCACTGTCGTTCACGGCGGAGCAGGAAAGGTCGCCCTGCTGGGAGCTGTGGAGCGCAGCCGCACAGGCGGCGCCTACCCGTATCCCAATCCGTTCCCCCCACCCCGCATGCGTCGTCGGGAAGGGGCCGACCGGCAGATGACCACGGTGTTTGGCAAAGTGCGCTTCGAGGGAAGCTGGCGGCTTGAAGGAACGCTGTGGCTGACAACGGCCCGGCGAAGCCTGCCTAGCCCGGGCAATGCGCCGCCGGTTGATGCGCGCCAGACCGACCGCCAGCAGCGCCTGTTGCTTCGGGCCGAACGACCTCTTTCCTCTGGACGGCTCTCGCTACGAGGCAGCTATCAGCGTACATGGCTGGCATACATCAACCGTTTTGCCCGTGAATCCGACACCACGCGCACGCGCGGGGTGGCCCTGGCGGTAGCGCTGGACCAGGTGCTGAACGCAAGCTGGGCGTTGCGCGTGCAGGCCGAGGCTCAGTGGGAACAGGCGGCACTGCGCGGCCGCGTTGATCAGCGCTTGGCGGCCCTGGCGGCGCATCTAACCGGGCGGCGGGGGCGGCTGGGGCTTGATCCGGCCCTGCGGCTGGATCTGTATGCGACAGCCGGACGCTCTTTCCTCGCGCTCAGCCCGCAGCTCGGACTGAACCTGACGCTTCGGGCCAATCAGCTCTATCTGAAAGGGTTCATTGGCCGCGCTTTCCGGGCGCCCACCCTGGGAGAACGGTTCTACCGCCCCGGAGGCAACCCCGATCTTCGCCCCGAGCAGGGATGGACGACGGAGTTTGGGCTGTACGCTCGCGTGCGTCTGATGGAGCTGGAGCTGACGGCCTTCCAGACCATGCTGACCAATCAAATCGTCTGGTATCCCGGCCTGGTGGCGCCGGGGTTGCAACTCTGGCGGCCGGTTAACGTGGGGCGCGTGCGCACGCGTGGTCTGGAAGCTTCGCTTCGGACTCGCCTGTCGCTTACGCCGCATGTTCATCTCCAGGGAGGACTTTTCTATACCCTCACCCGGGCAGAAGACCGTTCTCATCCCGGCACGCGGGCTTATGGACGTCAGCTCCGGTACGTTCCGCTGCATCAGCTTAAAGCCTTTCTGGACGGACAGCTTGGCCCGATCTGGCTGGGGATCCAGGTGCGCCGCACGGGCCAGCGCTATCTCACTACCGACGAAACGCAGGCGCTGACGCCTTTTACCGTGCTCGATGCGCGGCTGGGCGTTCAGCAGCGAGTGGCGTCCGTCCGGTTGGCCCTTAGCCTGACTGTTGAAAACCTGACCGACACGGCCTACGAGGTCGTGCGCTTCTATCCAATGCCGCCGCGTCACCTGCGCGTGCAGCTTCGTCTGGATCTACTTCCGTAA
- a CDS encoding (2Fe-2S)-binding protein translates to MRIDRCYCFQRTFAELLSVAAQTGAGSVEDLQRHVRFGLRCRLCLPYVRRMLQTGQTVFSEIIREDSAS, encoded by the coding sequence ATGCGCATCGACCGCTGCTATTGCTTCCAGCGGACTTTTGCAGAGCTGCTATCCGTAGCGGCGCAGACAGGAGCCGGCAGCGTTGAGGACCTGCAGCGCCACGTGCGCTTTGGCCTCCGCTGCCGGCTCTGCCTGCCCTACGTACGCCGCATGCTTCAGACCGGCCAGACGGTTTTCTCCGAAATAATACGCGAAGACTCAGCTTCATAA
- a CDS encoding PIG-L deacetylase family protein yields MATLLYIFPHPDDECFGPAPAIARQRREGHAVHLLTLTRGEATRQRHHHGYTKAEMGQVRFEEMQCVAEVLGLSSLEVLDFPDGGLAELDPRMLEEVVAQAIERHRPEVVVTYPVHGISGHPDHLVTHAAVKRVFCALRERLPFLRRLAFFTLPEGLIEKPPHLRTSPRAQIDACVSFAPEDLEKAAAALACYRTYQQVIEQNRPLASVTEGVCFELFQEAFDPPLEDLTAQLPVLENTAHNAPII; encoded by the coding sequence GTGGCCACGCTGCTGTACATCTTTCCCCATCCGGACGACGAGTGTTTTGGGCCGGCGCCGGCGATTGCCCGGCAGCGGCGTGAGGGGCATGCCGTGCATCTGCTAACCTTGACGCGTGGCGAGGCTACCCGTCAGCGGCATCACCATGGCTATACCAAGGCCGAGATGGGTCAGGTCCGCTTTGAAGAGATGCAGTGTGTGGCGGAGGTGCTCGGGCTTTCCAGCCTGGAAGTGCTGGATTTTCCGGATGGTGGGTTGGCCGAGCTGGATCCCCGGATGCTAGAGGAGGTGGTGGCGCAGGCCATTGAGCGTCATCGGCCAGAGGTGGTGGTGACCTATCCAGTGCATGGCATCAGTGGGCATCCTGATCATCTGGTGACGCATGCAGCGGTCAAGCGCGTGTTCTGCGCGCTTCGTGAGCGTCTGCCCTTCCTGCGGCGGCTGGCTTTTTTCACGTTGCCGGAGGGACTGATAGAAAAGCCGCCCCATCTGCGCACTTCGCCGCGCGCGCAGATTGACGCCTGCGTTTCGTTTGCGCCAGAGGATCTGGAGAAGGCAGCGGCTGCACTGGCCTGTTACCGGACCTATCAACAAGTGATTGAACAGAACCGGCCGCTGGCATCTGTTACGGAGGGCGTGTGCTTCGAGCTGTTTCAGGAAGCCTTCGATCCGCCGCTGGAAGATCTGACGGCGCAGTTGCCCGTCCTTGAAAATACGGCACATAATGCTCCGATAATATAA
- a CDS encoding response regulator — protein sequence MSPTAFNERPPRVLIVDDEEDILTLLAYNFQREGFEVVLARDGEEALAKAAQVQPDVIILDIMMPNLDGIEVCRRIRRDARLRTTPVLMLTARTEEEDQIQGLDVGADMYVGKPVSVPVLLSQTRALLRGARRYERPPDLLRIHDLEIDRDRYLVYRLTPNGREALRLPRKEFELLYFLAAHPGKVFTRQQLLDEVWGRDVYVVDRTVDVHIRKIREKLGSHYIETVKGVGYKFRE from the coding sequence ATGTCGCCTACCGCCTTTAACGAGCGGCCGCCGCGCGTTCTGATTGTTGACGATGAGGAGGATATTCTGACGCTGCTGGCGTACAATTTTCAGCGGGAAGGGTTTGAAGTCGTGCTGGCCCGGGATGGAGAGGAAGCATTAGCAAAAGCCGCTCAGGTGCAGCCGGACGTTATCATTCTGGACATTATGATGCCCAATCTGGACGGGATAGAAGTATGCCGCCGCATTCGGCGGGATGCCCGGTTGCGCACGACACCGGTTCTGATGCTTACGGCGCGGACGGAAGAAGAGGATCAGATCCAGGGGCTGGATGTTGGCGCCGACATGTATGTGGGAAAGCCCGTGTCCGTTCCGGTGCTGTTGAGCCAGACGCGAGCGCTTTTGCGGGGTGCTCGTCGCTACGAGCGGCCGCCGGATCTGCTGCGCATTCATGATTTAGAGATAGATCGAGACCGCTACCTGGTTTATCGTCTTACGCCGAACGGACGCGAAGCGCTTCGTTTGCCGCGCAAGGAATTTGAGCTGCTTTACTTTCTGGCCGCACATCCTGGCAAAGTATTCACGCGTCAGCAGTTGCTGGACGAGGTGTGGGGACGCGACGTCTATGTGGTGGATCGAACCGTAGACGTACACATCCGCAAAATTCGGGAAAAGCTGGGCAGCCACTATATTGAAACGGTTAAGGGCGTGGGCTACAAGTTTCGTGAATAG